In Labrys monachus, the genomic stretch CCGACAGCGTGAAGCTCGTCTTCTGCTTCGGAGCCGGCGCGGACCACCTCCTGGCCGATCCGCGACTGCCCGCCCACCCGCCGGTGGTGCGGCTGCTCGATGCCGGCCAGGCCGCGCAGCTCGTCGACTATGCCCACCATGTCGCCTTCGCGCGCCTCCAGAACGACCAGAAATATCTCGACGATCAGCGCCGCCATCTCTGGGACCCCGCCCCCTCGCTCAAGCGCACGCGGGCGACGACCCGGGTGGCGGTTCTCGGCCTCGGGCCGATCGGGACGGACGTCGCGACCGCGCTCGCCGCGACCGGCTTTGCCGTCCGCGCATGGTCGCGCCGTCCGCGCCGGCTGGAGGGCATCGACACATCCGCGGGCGCCGAGGGCCTGCCGGACTGCGTGCGCAGCGCCGACGTGCTCGTCAACCTGCTGCCGCTGCACCCGCAGACGGCGGACCTGCTCGGCGAGCCGCTCTTCTCCCTGCTCGCCGACGGCGCCTATGTCGCCAATCTCGGCCGGGGCGGCCATCTCGACGAACTTGCGCTGCGCGGGGCGCTCGACAGCGGCCGGATCGGCTGCGCCTGGATCGACGCCTTCGGCGAAGAGCCCCTGCCCTCCTCGCACTGGCTGTGGACGCATGACAGGGTTCGCCTGACCCCGCATGTCGGCGGCCTGCCGACCCCCGCCGGCTCCGCCCGCTCGCTCGCCGCCGCCATCGCCGCCTACCGCGCCGGCGCGCCGCTGCCGGGCCTGGTGCGAGCGGCGGCGGCCACGCGAGACACGGCCTGATCGCAGTTGCCGCTTGACTCCCTCACCGTCTGGATCCCAGTATACAGCCATGTTGCAGCTCAATTCGCCCGTTATTTCCTCCCAATCCGGCAAGCGTGACACCATTGCCGCGCGGGCCTGCGTCGAGCTGCGCGAGGCGATCGTCACCGGGCGGCTCAAGCCGGGAACCAATGTCTCGGAGACCGGCGTCGCCAAGTCGATGGGCATCAGCCGGACGCCGGTGCGCGAGGCCTTCGCCCGGCTCTTCGACGAAGGGCTGATCGAGATCTCGCCGCAGAGCGGCACGCTGGTGTCGCGGATCGACACGCAGCTCGTGCGCGAGGCGGTCTTCATCCGCTCGACGCTGGAGAGCGCGGTCGTCGCCCGCACGGATGTGACGCCCGACGCGGCGACCCTCGACGAGCTGGAGATGCTGCTCCGCGACCAGGAGCATTCCATCGACAAGAACGACATGGCCGCCCTGCACCGGGCCGACATGCGCTTCCATTCCGGCCTGATGCGCGCCTTCGGCGTCGAACGGGCCTGGGCCGCCTGCCAGCATGTCGGCGCCGACATGATGCGGGTGCAGTTCCTGATCGGCATGCGGCGCGACCACATCGAGGCGGTCGTCGGCGAGCACAGGGGCGTGCTGACGGCGGTGCGCGACGGCGACGCGGTGCTCGCGGCTGCCCGCCTCGCCGCCCATATCCGCAACGTCGACATCGATCAGATGGACCTGAAGGCGCTGAATGCCGACTATTTCCGCACCCATGAGGACTCCCGATGAGCCATCGCAAAGCCGAACGCCGGGCGGTTTTGCGAGACGCTCTTCCGGCGGCCGGGTGAATTCAAGAATCCGGACCGCCCCGCGGTCCGCCCTGAAACGGAGAACCGAAAGGCGATGAAAGGCATCGGCATCGATGCCGTCGGCAAATCGGCCGGTCCGTCCGGAGCACCGATAGGGGGCTCGGGACGGCCGGAAGGCGAGAGACGGGGAACCCGCCACGCCTTTTCCCGGGAGAACGTCCACACCAGAAGCACCACCAGAACACAGGGGAACACCATGTCGGTAACACGCTTCACTGACGATACCGCGCAGATCGCGCTCGATAAGTTCCGCGCCGGCCGGATCGATCGCCGCGCCTTCCTCACCGCCATGGCGGGCCTCGGCCTCGCCGTCGCGGCCCGGCCGACCACCGCTGCCGCGGCAGCGGGCGAGATCGTCATCTGCAACTGGGGAGGCGCCGCGCTGGAAGCGTTCCAGAAGGCCTATGGCGCGCCCTTCAAGGCGGCGACCGGCATCAACGTCGTCGTCGACGGCGCCGGCCCCGCCACCGGCGCCATCCGCGCCATGGTCGAATCGAAGAACGTCACCTGGGACGTCACCGACGGCGGCATGGTGGATGCCGTGGTCCTCGGCAAGGGCGGCTTCGTCGAGCCGATCGACTATTCGATCGTCGACAAGAGCCTCGTCGGCCCGGACATGGCGGCTGAATTCGGCATCTGCAACTACACCTTCGCCAATGTGCTCGCCTATGACGCCAAGAAGACCGGCGGCAAGGTGCCCGCCGGCTGGGCCGATTTCTTCGACCTCGAGAAGTTCCCGGGCAAGCGCACCATGTGCAAATGGATCCAGGGCCAGCTCGAATCCGTGCTGCTGGCCGACGGCGTCAAGCCGGAAGAGATGTATCCGCTCGATGTCGACCGCGCCTTCAAGAAGCTCGAGCCGCTGCTGCCGCACATCATCTTCTGGGAGGGCGGCGCGCAGAGCCAGCAGCTCTTCCGCGACGGCGAGGTGACGCTCGGCAATATATGGCACACGCGCGCCAATCTCCTGCACAAGGAGAACCACGACTTCGCCTGGACCTGGTCGCAGCAGCTCCTGTTCTCCAGCGCCTGGTCGGTTCCGAAGGGCAACCCGGCCGGCAAGAAGGTGTTCGACTTCATCAATTCCTCGCTGCAGCCGGAGGGCCAGGTCACGCTGCTGCGCCTGATGGGCAATGGTCCGTCCAACCCGAAGGCGCTCGCGCTGATGAACGACGACGACAAGGCCGTCTATCCGCTGGCGCCTCAGAACGTCGCCACGGCGCTGAAGATCCAGGCGGCCTATTACGCCGACAACGAGGCCGAGCTGCAGAACCGCTTCCTCGACTTCATCTCGCGCTGATCGATCGCTCCGGGCGGCCGCCGACGGCCGGCAGCCCGGAGCGGCCCGCGGACCAGACCATGACCCATTTCCAGCGCTGGGCGCTCGCCCTCACCTTGCCGGCTGCGGTCCTCGCGATCGCCCTCTATGTGTTTCCGATCGTCCAGGTCCTGGCGCTGAGCTTCCTCGAGCCGAAGCCCGGCTTCGGCAATTATGTCAGCCTTCTCGGCAACGCCGCCATCGGCCGCGTCGTGCGCACGACGATCGTGGTCTCGGCGCTGACGACGGCGATCACCCTGGTGCTGAGCTACATCGTCGCCTTCGCGATCGTGCACATGCCGCGCGAGCGGCGGCGCGTCGCGCTCTTCCTCGTCATGGTGCCGTTCTGGATCTCGGTCCTCGTGCGCGCCTTCTCCTGGATCACCATCCTCAGGCGCAACGGCGTCCTCAATTCCGCGCTGGTCGAGGCCGGCGCGATCCAGGAACCGCTTGACCTCGTCTACAACCAGCTCGGCGTGGTCATCGGCATGGTCCACTACATGATGCCGTTCGCCATCCTCCTCCTCGTCGCCAATCTCGACGACATCGACCGCCGCATCATCCAGGCCGCCCGCTCCCTCGGCGCGCAGCCGGCCACGGTGTTCTGGCGTGTCTGGCTGCCGCTGAGCCTGCCGGGCCTCTCCATCGCCACGCTCTTCACCTTCATCTTCTCGCTCGGCTTCCTCGTGACGCCGGCCCTCCTCGGCGCCGGGCGCGTGCTGATGATCGCCGAATATATTTCGGTGCAGATCTCCAGCACCCTGCGCTGGGGCGTGGCGACGGCGTTGTCGACGCTCATGCTGCTCGCGGTCGGCCTGCTGGTCGCGATCGCGATGCGCCATCCGGCATTCCGCGCCGCCTTCGGGGGAGGCCACAGATGACCCCGGTCCGGCGACGGATACAGGTCGGCCTGCCGCGGATGCTGGCATGGCTGCTGCTCGCCTTCCTCTTCGCGCCGATGCTGGTGGTGATCCCGGTGTCGCTGACCGACCGCGACTACCTGTCCCTGCCGCAGCACGGCCTCTCGCTCGCCCATTACCTCCCGCTGCTCGACTGGAGCGCCGGCTGGCTGCCGAGCATCCTGACCAGCTTCACCACGGCGCTCGCCGCCAGCTTCGCCGCGACCACGGTCGCCGCCGCCTATGCGATCGGAGCGTGGGTCTATGTCGGCCGCTGGCCGTCCTTCCTGCGCGTCGTCCTGCTGTCGCCGCTGATCGTGCCGCCCATCATCTATGCGGTCGGCATCGTGCGTCTGTGGTCGCGCCTCGGCCTGCTCGACAGCTGGATCGGCGTCGTCATCGTCCATGTCATGCTCGCCATCCCGCTCGCGGTGCTGGCGATCGGCGCCAGCCTCTCCAATCTCGATCCGCGCATCGTGCAGGCCGCCCGTTCGCTCGGCGCCCGCCCGCCGACGATCTTCGCCCGCGTCATCCTGCCGAATCTCGCCTCGGGCATCGGGGCCGGCGCCGTTCTCGCCTTCATCACCTCATGGGACGAGATCACGGTGACGCTGTTCATCACCAGCCGGCGGCTGGTGACGCTGCCGCGGCGGATCTGGACGAGCATCGCCGATTCCGTCGATCCGACCCTCGCCGCCATCGCCTCGGTGATGCTGCTGGCGACGCTCCTCGGCCTTCTCGTCCGGGTGCTGTTCTTCGAAAGAGGCCGGCCTGCCCGATCGACCCGAAAATCCCTGCTGTGAAAGGAAAACGCCAGTGAGTGCGCATACCCCCGCGATGAGCGAGCACGAATACAAGGAAGCGAAATTCTTCCAGACCTTCGGTTCGGTGCCGACGCCCGCCTTCCACGATCCGGACGAGCAGACCCGCGTCTGGGGCCGCCCCTGGGGCTGCACCACCGACGTCGGCAAGCTGCGGGCCGTGCTGATGCACCGGCCGGGCGAGGAGCTCGGCATCGTCGAGAACAAGCCGATGGCGGAGATCGGCGGCTTCGGCGATCCGGAGAAGGGCTGGTACTGGATCGGCAAGACCCTGCCGGACCTTCCCGCCATGCAGGCCGCCCATGACAAGCTCACGGCGGTGCTGCGGGCCGAGGGCGTCGACGTCATCCTGATCGACAAGGCGCCGCCCGGCGCGATGAAGCAGATCTACTGCCGCGACAGCGTCATCTCCGTGAAGGGCGGCGCCATCGTCACCCGCCTCGCACGCAAGGTCCGCCGCGGCGAGGAACTCGCGGTGACGCAGGCGCTCGCCAAGGCCGGCTGCCCGATCCTCGGCACGCTGCACGGCGAGGCCGTCTTCGAGGGCGGCGGTTTCGCGATCATCGACGAGAAGACGGCGGTCTGCTCGGTTTCGGTGGCCTGCAATCCCGAGGGCGTCCGCCAGGTCGAGCGCATCCTCAACGGCCTCGACATCGAGCTCATCAAGGTGCCGATGCCGGGCTATCGCATCCATATCGACGGCAGCTTCATCATGATCGACCACGACAAGGCGATCGTGAACATCAACGAACTGCCCTACATCTTCATCCAGGAACTGGTGAAGCGAGGCATCCAGATGATCGAGCTGCCCCCCGAGGACAACGCCTTCTCGCTCAACTGCCTGGCGCTGGCGCCCGGACGCGTGCTGATGCACGAGACCCGCACGCCGCGCCTCGCCGACCGGCTCGACAAGGCCGGCATCGAGGTGCTGACGCTCGACTATGAGTGCGTCGAGCTCGGCGGCGGCGGCATCCATTGCTCGACCGGCCCGCTCGCCCGCGACCCTGCCTGACCATGGCATTCCTCGACATACGCAAGCTGCGCAGGACCTATGGTTCTGTGGTCGCGCTCGACGGCATCGACCTTTCGGTCGAGGAGGGTGAATTCATCACCCTCCTCGGCCCATCGGGCTCGGGCAAGACCACGCTGCTGATGTCGATCGCCGGATTCGTCAAGCCGGACGCCGGCGGGATCGTCCTGTCCGGCGTCGACGTTACGGACATGGAGCCGGAAGACAGGAATTTCGGGCTGGTCTTCCAGGGATACGCCCTTTTTCCGCATCTGACCGTCCGCGACAACATCGCCTTCCCGCTCCAGGTGCGCAAATGGCAGAAGCGCGCCGTCGCCGAGCGGGTGGAGGCGATGCTGGACCTCGTCGGCCTGGGGGCGCTCGCCGCGCGCAAGCCGCGCGAGCTTTCCGGCGGGCAGCAGCAGCGCGTCGCCCTCGCGCGCGCCCTCGTCTACAGCCCCCGCCTCCTCCTGCTCGACGAGCCGCTGTCGGCGCTCGACCGCTCGCTGCGCGAAACCATGCAGCGCGAGCTGAAGCGCCTGCATCGGGAGACGGGCGTCACCTTCATCTTCGTCACCCACGACCAGGAGGAAGCCTATGCGATGTCCGACCGCATCGCGGTCTTCCAGAACGGGCGGATCATCCAGGTCGGCTCGCCCAGGGACATCTATCGAAAGCCGGTCTCGCGTTTCGTCGCCGGCTTCATCGGCGGCAACAACCTGATCCGTGCGCGCTTTTCCCCCGAGCGGGGCGAGTTGTCGCTGCTCGGCCGCAGCCTTGCGGCGCCGGCGCATTTCACCCCCGCCCTCCACAGCCGCGACGGCGACGTCTCCGCCTGGATCCGCTCCGAGGACATCGCCATCGGCGGCGAGGAGGCCGGCCGGGAGAGCTTCGAGGTCACGGTGATCGACCGCTCCTTCATCGGCGCGACCGAGCGCGTCACGGTGCGGACCGCCGAAGGCGGGGAACTGGTGCTGGTCATGCCGGCCGGCGCCGCCGACGCGGTGACGATCGGCATGGCGCTGCAATGCCGGGTCAGGCCCGATGCCATCGGTTTCCTCCTGCCGGACTGAAGCGGCCGCCGAGGTCCGGCCCGCCCCGCCCTATCCACCTTGCCCGTGACGACCGTCACCCCATCAACCAGCCCCGCGAGAACCCATGTCGATCCATCTGCGCCCCGTCACCCTTCCCGATTTCGGCACGCCGGTCGAGCGTCCGCAAATCCCCGCCGCGACCTATGAGGCGCGCATACGGGCCGCCTATGAAGCCGCGGGCGCCGACTGGCTCGTCGTCTATGCCGATCGCGAGCATTTCGCCAACATCGTCTTCCTCACCGGCTTCGAGCCCCGCTTCGAGGAGGCGCTCCTCCTCCTCGGCCCGAAGGGCGAGCGCATCGTCGTCACCGGCAACGAGAATCTCGATTATGTGCCGATCGCGGGGCTGCCCGGGATCGAGGTGCGGCTCTGCCAGGCGCTCAGCCTGATGGCGCAGGACCGCAGCGCGAAGCCGAACCTCCCGGCCGTGCTTCGCGAAGCCGGCATCGCCAAGGGCGACCATATCGGCCTCGCCGGCTGGAAATATCTGGAGGCGGCGGAGTGGGATGGACCCCGTCCCACATTCTTCGTGCCGGCCTATGTCGTCGACAGCCTGGCCTTCGTCGTCGGGGCGGCGGGCACGCTCACGGATGCGACCGCCGTCCTGATGCATCCGACCGCCGGGCTGCGGGCGGTCGTCGACGCCGACCAGATCGCCGAGGCCGAATGGGCCGCGACCCGCGCCTCGCTCGCCGTCTGGCGTATCATCAGCGGCTTCAGGCTGGGCGACGACGAACTGACAGCGGCCTCGCGCATGGGCTATGCCGGCGAGCCGATGAACTGCCATCCGATGCTGGCGTCCGGCGCTCCGGACCGGCCGGTGATCGGGCTCAGGAGCCCGACGGCGCGCCGGCCCGGCCGCGGCGACGGCATCACCGCGGCGGTGAGCTTCTGGGGCGGCCTCACGGCGAGGGCCGGCCTGGTGAGCGACGGCGACGATGATTTCGTCGCCGTCGCCTCGGCCTATTTCAAGGGTCTGCTCGCCTGGTACGAAACGGCCGACATCGGCGTCGAGGGCGGCGCCATCCACGA encodes the following:
- a CDS encoding ABC transporter permease, which encodes MTPVRRRIQVGLPRMLAWLLLAFLFAPMLVVIPVSLTDRDYLSLPQHGLSLAHYLPLLDWSAGWLPSILTSFTTALAASFAATTVAAAYAIGAWVYVGRWPSFLRVVLLSPLIVPPIIYAVGIVRLWSRLGLLDSWIGVVIVHVMLAIPLAVLAIGASLSNLDPRIVQAARSLGARPPTIFARVILPNLASGIGAGAVLAFITSWDEITVTLFITSRRLVTLPRRIWTSIADSVDPTLAAIASVMLLATLLGLLVRVLFFERGRPARSTRKSLL
- a CDS encoding Xaa-Pro aminopeptidase — protein: MSIHLRPVTLPDFGTPVERPQIPAATYEARIRAAYEAAGADWLVVYADREHFANIVFLTGFEPRFEEALLLLGPKGERIVVTGNENLDYVPIAGLPGIEVRLCQALSLMAQDRSAKPNLPAVLREAGIAKGDHIGLAGWKYLEAAEWDGPRPTFFVPAYVVDSLAFVVGAAGTLTDATAVLMHPTAGLRAVVDADQIAEAEWAATRASLAVWRIISGFRLGDDELTAASRMGYAGEPMNCHPMLASGAPDRPVIGLRSPTARRPGRGDGITAAVSFWGGLTARAGLVSDGDDDFVAVASAYFKGLLAWYETADIGVEGGAIHDAVVSALAAGGLRSALNPGHLTGHDEWMHSPIRPGSTERLASGMPFQIDIIPVPMPAGQALNCEDAVTFADAALRAEIAARHPAVAARFEARRGFVRDQIGVDVRPNVLLLSAIPLYLPPLWLAPERILTLG
- a CDS encoding dimethylarginine dimethylaminohydrolase family protein gives rise to the protein MSAHTPAMSEHEYKEAKFFQTFGSVPTPAFHDPDEQTRVWGRPWGCTTDVGKLRAVLMHRPGEELGIVENKPMAEIGGFGDPEKGWYWIGKTLPDLPAMQAAHDKLTAVLRAEGVDVILIDKAPPGAMKQIYCRDSVISVKGGAIVTRLARKVRRGEELAVTQALAKAGCPILGTLHGEAVFEGGGFAIIDEKTAVCSVSVACNPEGVRQVERILNGLDIELIKVPMPGYRIHIDGSFIMIDHDKAIVNINELPYIFIQELVKRGIQMIELPPEDNAFSLNCLALAPGRVLMHETRTPRLADRLDKAGIEVLTLDYECVELGGGGIHCSTGPLARDPA
- a CDS encoding ABC transporter permease; the protein is MTHFQRWALALTLPAAVLAIALYVFPIVQVLALSFLEPKPGFGNYVSLLGNAAIGRVVRTTIVVSALTTAITLVLSYIVAFAIVHMPRERRRVALFLVMVPFWISVLVRAFSWITILRRNGVLNSALVEAGAIQEPLDLVYNQLGVVIGMVHYMMPFAILLLVANLDDIDRRIIQAARSLGAQPATVFWRVWLPLSLPGLSIATLFTFIFSLGFLVTPALLGAGRVLMIAEYISVQISSTLRWGVATALSTLMLLAVGLLVAIAMRHPAFRAAFGGGHR
- a CDS encoding NAD(P)-dependent oxidoreductase yields the protein MLRILLADPLAYDAAFDAVLAELAPHVETYRWPDGPADGRYDVLAAWRLPDGFGVVSDSVKLVFCFGAGADHLLADPRLPAHPPVVRLLDAGQAAQLVDYAHHVAFARLQNDQKYLDDQRRHLWDPAPSLKRTRATTRVAVLGLGPIGTDVATALAATGFAVRAWSRRPRRLEGIDTSAGAEGLPDCVRSADVLVNLLPLHPQTADLLGEPLFSLLADGAYVANLGRGGHLDELALRGALDSGRIGCAWIDAFGEEPLPSSHWLWTHDRVRLTPHVGGLPTPAGSARSLAAAIAAYRAGAPLPGLVRAAAATRDTA
- a CDS encoding ABC transporter ATP-binding protein; the encoded protein is MAFLDIRKLRRTYGSVVALDGIDLSVEEGEFITLLGPSGSGKTTLLMSIAGFVKPDAGGIVLSGVDVTDMEPEDRNFGLVFQGYALFPHLTVRDNIAFPLQVRKWQKRAVAERVEAMLDLVGLGALAARKPRELSGGQQQRVALARALVYSPRLLLLDEPLSALDRSLRETMQRELKRLHRETGVTFIFVTHDQEEAYAMSDRIAVFQNGRIIQVGSPRDIYRKPVSRFVAGFIGGNNLIRARFSPERGELSLLGRSLAAPAHFTPALHSRDGDVSAWIRSEDIAIGGEEAGRESFEVTVIDRSFIGATERVTVRTAEGGELVLVMPAGAADAVTIGMALQCRVRPDAIGFLLPD
- a CDS encoding ABC transporter substrate-binding protein, whose protein sequence is MSVTRFTDDTAQIALDKFRAGRIDRRAFLTAMAGLGLAVAARPTTAAAAAGEIVICNWGGAALEAFQKAYGAPFKAATGINVVVDGAGPATGAIRAMVESKNVTWDVTDGGMVDAVVLGKGGFVEPIDYSIVDKSLVGPDMAAEFGICNYTFANVLAYDAKKTGGKVPAGWADFFDLEKFPGKRTMCKWIQGQLESVLLADGVKPEEMYPLDVDRAFKKLEPLLPHIIFWEGGAQSQQLFRDGEVTLGNIWHTRANLLHKENHDFAWTWSQQLLFSSAWSVPKGNPAGKKVFDFINSSLQPEGQVTLLRLMGNGPSNPKALALMNDDDKAVYPLAPQNVATALKIQAAYYADNEAELQNRFLDFISR
- a CDS encoding GntR family transcriptional regulator, with amino-acid sequence MLQLNSPVISSQSGKRDTIAARACVELREAIVTGRLKPGTNVSETGVAKSMGISRTPVREAFARLFDEGLIEISPQSGTLVSRIDTQLVREAVFIRSTLESAVVARTDVTPDAATLDELEMLLRDQEHSIDKNDMAALHRADMRFHSGLMRAFGVERAWAACQHVGADMMRVQFLIGMRRDHIEAVVGEHRGVLTAVRDGDAVLAAARLAAHIRNVDIDQMDLKALNADYFRTHEDSR